The following proteins are encoded in a genomic region of Ananas comosus cultivar F153 linkage group 25, ASM154086v1, whole genome shotgun sequence:
- the LOC109728958 gene encoding protein EARLY-RESPONSIVE TO DEHYDRATION 7, chloroplastic-like, which translates to MASQLSQSNNPSPSPSAPPEPSPNPPPTTTPSSSSSSSLYPSLDMADLVENLFPDTHRNPNPNPNPDPSPVEETLLRVPGAILHLIDERRSVPLASGDLYVIRLRQGDGVVAVLAGVSGDGDGAVQWPLGRDAAAAVRLDGAHYFFALRVPEGGDGEDVLSYGLTFASKGQEALLAELDRVLGAYTNFSVQKVAGAGGEAAEVLDGGAAAGELAPAEVAEEGPKREMMEKRSAAYWTTLAPNVEEYSGYAAKAIAVGSGQVVKGILWCGDVTVDRIRRGNELLKKRMGPNDKAAEVSPETLKRIKRVKRVTKMSEKVATGILSGVVKVSGYFTSSVVNSKAGKKFFGLLPGEIVLASLEGFGKICDAVEVAGKNVLSTSSDVTTGLVSHRYGDQAAEAATEGLDAAGHAIGTAWAVFKIRKAIDPKSSIKPTTLARSAIKAAAAEIKANKNK; encoded by the exons ATGGCGTCTCAACTCTCCCAATCCAATaatccctctccttctccctccgcGCCCCCCGAACCCTCCCCCAATCCCCCTCCCACCaccaccccctcctcctcctcctcctcctccctttaCCCCTCCCTCGACATGGCCGATCTCGTCGAGAACCTCTTCCCAGACACCcaccgaaaccctaaccctaaccctaaccccgaCCCTAGCCCCGTCGAGGAAACCCTCCTCCGCGTCCCCGGCGCGATCCTCCACCTCATCGACGAGCGCCGCAGCGTCCCCCTCGCCTCCGGCGACCTCTACGTCATCCGCCTCCGCCAGGGCGACGGCGTCGTCGCCGTCCTCGCCGGCGTATCCGGCGACGGGGACGGTGCAGTCCAGTGGCCGCTCGGccgcgacgccgccgccgccgtgcggCTCGACGGGGCGCACTACTTCTTCGCCCTCCGCGTCCCCGAGGGCGGCGACGGCGAGGACGTCCTCAGCTACGGGCTCACCTTCGCCTCGAAGGGGCAAGAGGCGCTCCTCGCGGAGCTGGATAGGGTTTTGGGGGCGTACACCAATTTCTCGGTCCAGAAGGTGGCGGGGGCCGgcggggaggcggcggaggtgcTGGACGgtggggcggcggcgggggagttGGCTCcggcggaggtggcggaggaggggcCGAAGAGGGAGATGATGGAGAAGAGGTCGGCGGCGTACTGGACGACGCTGGCGCCGAACGTGGAGGAGTACAGCGGCTACGCAGCAAAGGCGATCGCGGTGGGGTCGGGGCAGGTGGTGAAGGGTATACTCTGGTGCGGGGATGTGACCGTGGATCGGATCCGGCGGGGGAACGAGCTCTTGAAGAAGAGGATGGGGCCGAATGACAAGGCCGCCGAGGTGAGCCCGGAGACCTTGAAGAGGATTAAAAG GGTGAAGAGAGTCACAAAAATGTCTGAGAAAGTGGCAACTGGAATCCTGTCTGGTGTTGTGAAGGTCTCTGGATATTTTACAAGCTCAGTTGTAAATTCGAAAGCTGGGAAGAAGTTCTTTGGACTGTTGCCTGGAGAAATTGTCCTTGCTTCACTCGAAGGATTTG GGAAAATTTGCGATGCTGTTGAGGTTGCAGGAAAGAATGTCCTATCGACATCTTCAGATGTGACCACTGGACTTGTATCTCACAG GTACGGTGACCAAGCAGCTGAGGCCGCAACCGAAGGGCTCGATGCCGCGGGGCACGCAATAGGGACCGCCTGGGCCGTCTTCAAGATTCGGAAGGCTATTGATCCTAAGAGCTCCATCAAACCTACCACACTCGCGAGATCAGCCATAAAAGCTGCCGCTGCAGAAATAAAAGCTAATAA